The following proteins come from a genomic window of Bradysia coprophila strain Holo2 unplaced genomic scaffold, BU_Bcop_v1 contig_138, whole genome shotgun sequence:
- the LOC119073976 gene encoding protein Wnt-1-like, with product MARRKCVRYTFTVICFILMVLHLSHAHWWELGTYSWHTVGLLDPAGAVKSHSDICQSLLDITTDQRRMCMRSHRVLTAISLGAKMGKEECQHHFRNNRWNCTSNSNVIYGDVLSIKSRETAYIHAINSAALAWSITRACSKGDLAECSCDNSIRRKTRKWQWGGCSEDINYGVTFSRKFIDSQESNTSIAGLMNLHNNEAGRRAIRSRMQRVCKCHGMSGSCSVRVCWRRLPSIRSVGEALGQLYDGASYVKLVERDGKASKLRRRDPELKKLIKSDLVYLDESPDYCERQESFGILGTRGRLCNRTSHGIDGCRLLCCGRGYQTRIRHVEEKCKCKFVWCCQVKCEMCNYKREEHICN from the exons ATGGCAAGGAGGAAGTGTGTTAGGTACACATTTACCGTCATCTGCTTCATTTTAATGGTTTTGCATTTATCACATGCTCATTGGTG gGAACTGGGAACATATTCATGGCATACTGTTGGCTTATTAGATCCAGCTGGAGCGGTCAAGAGCCATTCCGACATTTGCCAAAGTTTATTAGATATTACAACAGACCAACGTCGGATGTGTATGCGCAGTCACCGTGTACTAACG GCAATTTCCCTAGGTGCTAAAATGGGCAAAGAAGAGTGTCAGCATCACTTTCGTAACAATCGATGGAACTGTACATCAAATTCGAATGTGATCTACGGTGATGTGCTGTCAAtaa AAAGCAGAGAAACGGCTTACATTCATGCGATCAATTCGGCTGCATTAGCATGGTCCATTACTAGAGCCTGTTCGAAGGGTGATTTGGCTGAATGTTCTTGTGATAACAgcataagaagaaaaacaagaaaatggcAGTGGGGTGGATGTTCTGAG GATATTAACTATGGAGTGacgttttcgagaaaattcattGACTCACAGGAAAGTAATACGAGTATTGCCGGACTGATGAATTTGCATAACAACGAAGCTGGAAGGAGG GCAATACGATCCAGAATGCAAAGAGTCTGTAAATGTCACGGAATGTCTGGTTCTTGTTCAGTACGAGTATGCTGGAGACGATTACCTTCAATACGATCCGTTGGCGAAGCACTCGGACAACTCTACGACGGTGCTTCATACGTTAAG TTAGTGGAACGAGATGGGAAAGCTTCAAAATTGAGACGTCGTGATCCTGAgctgaaaaaattgataaaatctgATTTAGTGTACCTAGACGAGTCACCGGATTATTGTGAACGACAGGAATC ATTTGGCATATTAGGCACAAGGGGACGTCTATGCAATCGAACATCGCACGGTATCGATGGTTGTCGTTTACTCTGCTGCGGACGTGGCTATCAAACGCGAATACGACATGTCGAAGagaaatgtaaatgtaaatttgtgtGGTGTTGTCAAgttaaatgtgaaatgtgtAACTATAAACGTGAAGAACATATTTGCAATTGA
- the LOC119073974 gene encoding mediator of RNA polymerase II transcription subunit 23 has translation MASSTVSSDTQISNLTHDVLKVSFLEEAFNFTIIHHHEEEAEKFQKFYQDFVAIFTPLTPEFKESAVRKFLLLAASQGNSGKLNCLMQVLQKMVNANVLTPRHVCEQILLCDKLVYQNKDFWIGSFQLIRKIIGGVDYKGVREIMKGCRDKTQTFPHNIDLSILPQMEAVQAVLEHIFDRNASLLPAYFIANEIQKSTPLHPLKINKLAVNFVEDFRNIAQMVSVIGHSRMLPIVEHFGYTETLNPWRLDPNTLKFTFRGILPYDAELFQPQTHLLRYVLEQPYSKDMVCSMLNLQKQSKTRCVSIEEQLVWLIMSAMERSEADPVQTTDADEAQSPTHWLWVHISSQLIYFVLFQFASFPNIVISLHDKLAVRDLRKGRDYLMWALLQFISGSIQRNPLSNFLSVISLYDILYPEREPLAVPDCTKTSYCTRQMAPTCIWFHLQKKAQSEHININRPIPLSLKKHHEFLQHLMMSNNAPLTMGSDFVIVLMCNAYSTHPEYFTRPMAALVESINKNVQSSTANTNAATFPLPMITLDSLTVHAKMSLIHSIVSHIIKQAQTQTKGSMPNVINMDPALVETYSRLLVYTEIESLGIKGFLSQLLPAVFKSQAWGILHTLLEMLSYRMHHIQPFYRVQLLSHLHSLASVPHTNLTQLHLCVESTALRLITGLGSAEVPLQLTRYFTEPKLPGSAVSLESEEFNRTLILTIARSMHITGSGNDDQSTAWCKDLLITIMQNTPHSWASHTLACFPTILNTFFSQNTTPKENKQQLKKSVEEEYRNWVSMSNENDIIAHFSVAGTPPLFLCLLFKMILETDGISAVAYKILERLGARALSAHLRKLCDYLVFEVTDSGMNTHINKCVDTINDMIWKYNVVTIDRLVLCLALRTHEGNEAQVCFFIIQLLLLKTHEFRNRVLEFVKENSPDYWKQTNWHEKHLAFHQKYREKFTPDESVSHPTALPVYFGNVCLRFIPVLDIVIHRFLEVSVPSVSKTLEIILEHLGCLYKFHDRPITYLYNTLHFYERKLRNRPPSKKRLVAAVCGALSDMRPPNWALTEQYQLYIQMNDADATLWNPELSYYISIMRRFIDTISGKNIFYLTDWRFNEFPNAAAHALYVTCVELMSLPVGPQGVANNIIDVVLKGYTVIPQDQIHSWINAIGVIMSSLPEAYWSVMYDRLHELITSSKMVEWSYRHSPFDMFNFKVVKESMLEKSYVLLLAICQSVLHHSSIGQISTIADYIKDKLKHFVQNEYQLIYLCHLFAPFMLRLDQERPRIGYELTTLLYELLEQVDKKQSATTLKYMDPICDLLYHIKYMFVGDMLKVESETIIRKLRPALQMRLRFITHLNVDEIVSENNANSDQTTAVPTNNSSVQQQQQQQQQQQSQPQQQQQQQQQVTPQTNQASLQQQQQQQQQQQQQAPTHQQTTAQQQAVANQVPIQSNPTLQHIQPTNQHLHQGQQGPMQQQQMQQMMQQQYQNQQMQHQMQSMQHPNRMN, from the exons ATGGCGTCGTCAACAGTATCTTCTGACACTCAAATATCGAATTTAACTCATGATGTTTTG aAAGTTTCGTTCTTGGAAGAAGCATTTAACTTCACTATCATTCATCATCATGAAGAAGAagcagaaaaatttcaaaagttctATCAAGACTTTG TTGCGATCTTCACACCACTCACACCCGAGTTCAAAGAGAGCGCCGTTCGAAAGTTCTTGCTGCTTGCCGCATCGCAAGGCAATTCTGGGAAGCTGAATTGTTTGATGCAAGTACTCCAGAAGATGGTCAATGCGAATGTTCTGACCCCAAG ACATGTCTGTGAGCAAATACTCCTGTGCGACAAATTAGTTTATCAGAACAAAGACTTTTGGATCGGCTCGTTCCAATTGATTCGAAAGATTATCGGCGGTGTTGACTATAAAGGTGTTCGTGAGATAATGAAGGGATGTCGTGACAAAACGCAGACATTTCCCCATAACATCGATTTGAGTATTTTACCGCAAATGGAAGCCGTTCAAGCGGTTTTGGAACACATTTTCGACCGAAATGCCAGTTTGCTTCCGGCCTATTTTATAGCAAATGAGATACAGAAGTCAACACCGTTGCATCCACTGAAAATCAACAAGCTGGCGGTCAATTTCGTTGaagattttcgaaatattgcGCAAATGGTTTCCGTCATTGGCCACTCGAGAATGTTACCGATTGTCGAACATTTTGGTTACACGGAAACATTGAATCCGTGGCGTTTGGATCCGaacacattgaaatttacGTTCCGAGGTATTTTACCGTATGACGCTGAATTGTTCCAACCGCAGACACATTTGTTGCGATATGTTTTGGAACAGCCTTACTCAAAGGACATGG TCTGCTCGATGTTGAATCTACAGAAGCAATCGAAAACACGCTGCGTTTCGATCGAAGAACAACTCGTTTGGCTAATTATGTCGGCAATGGAACGTTCCGAAGCGGATCCCGTTCAAACGACGGATGCCGATGAGGCTCAAAGTCCGACGCATTGGTTATGGGTACACATCTCATCGCAGCTCATTTATTTTGTCCTCTTCCAATTCGCCAGCTTCCCGAACATTGTCATTTCACTGCATGACAAG TTGGCTGTTCGCGATCTGCGCAAAGGCAGAGATTATCTTATGTGGGCGCTGCTGCAATTCATATCGGGCAGCATACAACGAAATCCGTTGTCGAATTTCCTGTCGGTTATAAGTCTGTACGATATTCTGTATCCGGAAAGAGAACCACTAGCGGTGCCCGATTGCACGAAAACGTCTTACTGCACCAGACAAATGGCTCCTACAT GCATTTGGTTCCACTTGCAAAAGAAAGCGCAATCCGAACACATTAACATCAATCGGCCCATACCACTATCGCTGAAAAAGCATCACGA ATTTTTGCAACATTTGATGATGTCAAACAACGCACCTTTGACCATGGGATCAGATTTCGTCATCGTTTTGATGTGCAACGCTTATTCCACTCATCCG GAATATTTTACCCGTCCAATGGCTGCCCTAGttgaatcaataaataaaaacgttcAATCGTCGACGGCAAACACGAATGCAGCTACATTTCCATTACCGATGATCACGCTCGATAGTTTAACCGTACATGCAAAGATGTCGCTGATACACAG CATAGTGTCCCACATCATTAAACAGGCCCAGACCCAAACGAAGGGATCGATGCCGAACGTTATCAATATGGATCCAGCACTGGTGGAAACATATTCGAGACTTTTGGTGTACACAGAAATTGAATCGCTCGGAATCAAGG GATTCTTGAGTCAATTGTTGCCGGCTGTTTTTAAATCTCAAGCATGGGGTATATTACACACACTACTCGAAATGCTTTCGTATCGAATGCATCACATTCAGCCGTTCTACCGAGTGCAATTACTTTCGCATCTACATTCGTTGGCGTCCGTGCCACACACAAATCTGACTCAATTACATTTATGCGTTGAATCAACGGCATTACGTTTGATAACCGGACTGGGAAGTGCTGAAGTACCGCTACAACTCACTCGGTACTTTACGGAGCCAAAACTACCTGGCAGTGCTGTTAGTTTGGAGAGCGAAGAGTTCAATCGAACGTTAATACTGACGATTGCCCGATCGATGCATATAACCGGATCTG GTAACGACGATCAATCTACAGCTTGGTGCAAAGATCTGCTAATCACAATAATGCAAAATACTCCGCATTCATGGGCTTCGCACACGTTGGCCTGTTTTCCAACAATTTTGAACACATTTTTCTCGCAGAACACCACGCCGAAGGAAAACAAACAGCAGCTGAAAAAGTCGGTTGAAGAGGAGTATCGGAATTGGGTATCAATGTCCAACGAAAAC GACATCATTGCTCACTTTAGTGTGGCCGGAACACCTCCGTTGTTCCTGTGTTTGCTgttcaaaatgattttggaAACAGACGGCATTAGCGCAGTAGCGTACAA aattttGGAACGCCTGGGAGCTAGAGCACTTTCGGCCCATTTGCGTAAACTGTGTGACTATTTGGTGTTCGAAGTGACCGACTCTGGAATGAACACGCACATCAACAAGTGTGTGGACACAATCAACGACATGATCTGGAAATACAATGTGGTTACGATTGATAGACTGGTGTTGTGTTTGGCCCTACGAACACACGAAGGCAATGAAGCACAGGTTTGCTTCTTCATTATTCAACTGTTGCTGTTGAAGACACACGAATTCCGTAATCGTGTACTGGAATTTGTCAAGGAAAATTCGCCCGATTATTGGAAACAGACGAATTG GCATGAAAAGCATCTGGCATTCCATCAAAAATATCGAGAAAAATTCACACCCGACGAATCAGTTAGTCATCCAACAGCACTGCCCGTGTATTTCGGCAACGTTTGCTTGCGATTCATTCCCGTTCTTGATATTGTCATTCATCGATTTTTGGAAGTCAGTGTTCCAAGTGTCAGCAAAACACTGGAAATCATATTGGAACATCTGGGATGCTTGTACAAATTCCACG ACCGACCAATTACTTATTTGTACAACACGCTGCACTTCTACGAACGAAAATTGAGAAATCGTCCGCCGTCGAAGAAACGATTGGTTGCAGCAGTTTGTGGAGCTCTGTCTGACATGAGACCACCAAACTGGGCCTTAACGGAACAGTATCAATTGTACATTCAGATGAACGATGCTGATGCGACGCTGTGGAATCCGGAGTTGTCCTATTACATTTCAATCATGAGACGATTCATTGACA CAATCAgcggaaaaaatattttctacctCACTGACTGGCGTTTCAATGAATTTCCGAATGCTGCTGCTCATGCTCTCTATGTTACGTGTGTGGAATTGATGAG TCTTCCAGTGGGACCGCAAGGTGTTGCCAACAATATCATTGACGTTGTGCTGAAAGGTTACACAGTTATACCACAAGATCAGATCCATAGTTGGATCAATGCAATCGGCGTGATAATGTCTTCGTTGCCCGAAGCCTATTGGAGCGTAATGTACGATCGACTACATGAATTGATAACATCCAGTAAAATGGTCGAGTGGTCGTACCGTCATTCGCCGTTCGACATGTTCAACTTCAAAGTGGTCAAAGAATCAATGCTGGAAAAGAGCTATGTTCTGTTGCTGGCGATTTGTCAATCTGTTTTGCATCATTCGAGTATCGGTCAGATTTCAACGATTGCTGA CTACATCAAGGACAAGCTGAAACATTTTGTCCAAAATGAGTACCAGCTGATCTATCTTTGTCATTTGTTTGCTCCATTTATGCTGAGACTGGACCAAGAGCGTCCGAGAATCGGTTACGAACTAACGACTCTGCTCTACGAATTACTGGAACAAGTCGATAAAAAACAGAGCGCGACAACGCTAAAGTACATGGATCCAATATGTGACTTATT GTATCACATCAAATATATGTTTGTTGGTGACATGTTGAAGGTGGAATCGGAAACGATCATAAGAAAATTGCGACCAGCACTTCAGATGCGATTGCGCTTCATAACTCACTTAAATGTTGACGAAATTGTATCCGAGAATAATGCCAATAGCGACCAAACCACAGCTGTACCAACAAATAATTCGTCggtacaacaacaacagcagcagcaacaacaacaacaatcacagccacaacaacaacagcaacagcagcaacaaGTAACACCTCAAACAAACCAAGCGTCAttacaacaacagcaacaacaacaacagcagcagcagcagcaagcTCCAACACATCAGCAAACAACAGCACAGCAACAAGCAGTTGCCAATCAAGTGCCAATCCAATCGAACCCAACTCTACAGCATATTCAACCGACAAACCAACATTTACATCAAGGGCAACAAGGTCCGATGCAACAACAGCAAATGCAGCAGATGATGCAGCAGCAATATCAAAATCAGCAAATGCAACATCAGATGCAGTCGATGCAACATCCGAATCGAATGAATTAA